The Acidimicrobiia bacterium region ACGACAACCTAACGCTGTCGATATGGGAACATCGGTCATCAGTGGAAGGTTGTTGAGCATAATGGTGGACCCCAGATGACAATTGAATCGTTAGGACTCATCCCGATCCTCATTGCGTTCGGGTTCGGGGCGCTTTCGTTCGTTTCACCGTGCGTCCTTCCGCTTCTCCCTGGATATCTCAGCCTCATGTCGGGGTATTCGGTTAGTGATCTGCAGGATGGGAAGGCATCGTCTGGTCGGATGGCCAGGGTGACGCTCCTGTTCATTGGCGGCTTCACTGCTGTGTTTATGGCCTGGGGAGCGGGTGCTTCTGCCATCGGATCGTTTCTTCGTCAGAACGCCCGCACCACCAGTGTGATCGCCGGGTGGGTCGTGGTCGTGTTTGGATTGGTGGTGTTGATTAGCGCGCTCTTCAACGCCGCATGGCTACAGACGTTGGTGCGGGAACGCAAGTTCGACATCCGTCCCTCGAAGCTCGGGCCATGGGCACCACCGGTGATGGGAATTGCGTTTGGATTCGCCTGGACGCCATGCATCGGGCCCGTGCTGGGATCCATCCTGACATTGGCGAGCCAGTCCGCATCGGTTGCCGACGGCATGGTCTTGCTCTTCGCCTACTCAATGGGTTTGGGAATCCCGTTCTTGTTGTCGGCCATCGCCATGACAAAAGCGTTCGGGGCGGTGGGAATGCTGGGGCGGCATCTCAAGACCATCAACGTCGTGTCGGGTGTTGCCCTTATCGCTTTCGGAGTCCTCATGATCCAGAACCGGGTGTTCGAGTTGTCGATCATTGTGTCGGAGTGGCTCCAGCGCTTGGGTCTCGACTGGCTCGCAGCCATCTAGCCGGCCACCACTAGCCTGGCATCGCATGCATACTGATTTCGACACATTCCTTGATCGATCGCGATCGTTCAACGTGGTCCCGGTCACCCTTGAGGTGCTAGCCGACCGTGAGACTCCGGTTAGCGCATTTGAGAAGCTCGTCGGTACCGGGGATGGATTCCTTTTTGAATCGGTTCAGGGTGGGGAGCGATGGGCCCAGTGGTCGTTTTGTGGTTGGGACCCGGCGTTCACCGTGGAGTCCCGCAATGGGATCTCGAAAATCATTCCGGGGTTCCTTGATCCGCAACTTCCCGAGGGTGATCCCCTTTCGGTTCTTGATCAGGTGACCGACTGGTTCGATTCTCCCGACGATCCTTCGTTGCCGCCGCTGCACTCGGGTTTGGTCGGGTTTCTTGGGTATGACGCCGTCAGGTTCATCGAACACCTCCCGAATCAGCCCGTTGATGACAGGAACCTGCCCGAGATGTCGTGGATCGTTCCCGGCTTCGTGGCAGCCTTTGATCGGTTCAAGCAGACGATAACGTTGGTGCGGAATGTGTTCATCGAGCCGTCGGCATCGCTTGAAGGTCAATATCAGCAAGCCCTTGCCGACCTCAGAGAGGCGGCGGCGAGCTTGGCTTTGCCACTTCGTTACGAACCCGAATCCTTCTCCCAGCTGGAATGGTCGGGTGGACCTATGCAAAGCACGCTCGACCGGGCGGCTTTCATGGCCGGGGTCGAACGGGTCAAAGAGTACGTTCGACAA contains the following coding sequences:
- a CDS encoding chorismate-binding protein; this translates as MHTDFDTFLDRSRSFNVVPVTLEVLADRETPVSAFEKLVGTGDGFLFESVQGGERWAQWSFCGWDPAFTVESRNGISKIIPGFLDPQLPEGDPLSVLDQVTDWFDSPDDPSLPPLHSGLVGFLGYDAVRFIEHLPNQPVDDRNLPEMSWIVPGFVAAFDRFKQTITLVRNVFIEPSASLEGQYQQALADLREAAASLALPLRYEPESFSQLEWSGGPMQSTLDRAAFMAGVERVKEYVRQGDAFQVVLSQRLETDFSDDPFGIYRILRIINPSPYLFFVRTQGVVIAGSSPELMTRVRDGQVHSRPIAGTRPRGVTPDDDLALERELLADEKELAEHVMLIDLARNDLGRVCEFGSVRVDDLMVIEKYSHVMHIVSGVSGKLRAGMSPIDVIRAVFPHGTVSGAPKVRAMEIIDELEPVARGPYAGAVGYIDFSGNVDTAICLRTVVVADGKAWVQAGAGLVADSDPATEYEETMNK
- a CDS encoding cytochrome c biogenesis protein CcdA, translated to MTIESLGLIPILIAFGFGALSFVSPCVLPLLPGYLSLMSGYSVSDLQDGKASSGRMARVTLLFIGGFTAVFMAWGAGASAIGSFLRQNARTTSVIAGWVVVVFGLVVLISALFNAAWLQTLVRERKFDIRPSKLGPWAPPVMGIAFGFAWTPCIGPVLGSILTLASQSASVADGMVLLFAYSMGLGIPFLLSAIAMTKAFGAVGMLGRHLKTINVVSGVALIAFGVLMIQNRVFELSIIVSEWLQRLGLDWLAAI